In Nicotiana tabacum cultivar K326 chromosome 2, ASM71507v2, whole genome shotgun sequence, the following proteins share a genomic window:
- the LOC142166965 gene encoding secreted RxLR effector protein 161-like, with the protein MDSSKSIDTPIAIAKMMDLDEEGKSVEHKLDRGMIGSVLYLTASRPDIVFNVGLCARFQANPNESHLKVVKRILRYLKRTPEIFLWYPRGYSFDLIDYVDADYAGFYVDKKSTSGTTHILGSCLVSWGTIKQNSVALSTAQAEYVAAASCSA; encoded by the coding sequence ATGGATTCCTCTAAGTCCATTGACACACCCATTGCAATTGCAAAAATGATGGACCTTGATGAAGAAGGAAAAAGTGTAGAACATAAACTAGATAGAGGAATGATTGGGTCAGTGTTGTACCTCACAGCAAGCAGGCCCGATATAGTGTTCAATGTCGGACTatgtgcaagatttcaggcaaatcccaATGAATCTCACCTGAAGGTTGTCAAAaggatactaagatatctcaAACGGACTCCTGAAATCTTTTTATGGTATCCCAGAGGGTATAGCTTTGATCTAATTGATTAtgttgatgctgactatgcaggcTTTTATGTTGACAAGAAAAGCACTTCAGGAACAACTCATATTCTAGGTTCTTGTCTGGTGTCTTGGGGAACCATAAAACAAAactcagtggccttatctacggCTCAGGCTGAATATGTGGCAGCTGCATCCTGCAGTGCTTAG